CAGCGAGATGGCCACGTGGCGGGGTTCCATCGATTCCTCGAAGACCTCGCGGGGCACCTCGTCGTTGCCGCCAAAGCCCGACAGGAGCTTCTTCTGGAGCTCGATCGAGGCGTCGGCCACCGCGTCGGGGTCGTCCCACTCGACGTCGTCCATCTCGTAGGCGTGGCCGTTGTGGTCGCGCCAGCAGAAGACACAGCGCTCGTTACACCGGACGACCGGCGTCATCTGGATACACCGATGTGACTCGATTCCGTACCAGATGTTCTTGTAGCACTTCCCCTCTCCTCGCAGGGCGTTGGCCGTCCAGCCGCAGGTCTGGGCCGCCGTGTGGTTCACGTTGTGGTAGTTCGGCGAGTCGACCTGCATCGGCCCGCCGCCGCCATCGCCACCGTCCCGGTCGGCGTCGGCCCCGGCGTCGACGCCCGTCTCGGCGGAGTCGCTCATGTTGCCCTCGCTTGGACAGGGGTGGACAAAAGACGTGTGGTGTGTCGCGAGCCACGGGGCGTCGAGACGGAGCCCGCTCGAGAAGCCGGTAACGGTCGACGCCGGGCGGCAGCGGCGGGTCGGTAGCACCAACATTGATCGGTACCACAACGTGTAGACGACCCCGGCTCCGCTTTTCACTCGAGGACGATGGCCGAGCCCGACGACGCCTCGACGTACCGCCCCGATCGATGGATAGCGCAGACCGAGCACTTCGTGCACTACGTCGAGGCCTTCGCGGCGGCCGTGTTCGCCGTCCTGTTCGCGATCGGCGTCGTCGACCTCGTGTTGCAGATCGCCCGTGCGACGATGACGGGCGAGATCACGGACCCGCTGGTCGTGATCGGCTTCATCGACACCGGCTTGCTCCTGTTGATCATCGTCGAGGTCTACCAGACGGTCGTCGCCTACATCGAAGAATCGAGTACGCATCGGATCGTGCTCATGGTCACGTACACGGGGATCATCGCGATGGTCCGGAAGATCATCACCTTCCGAACCGGCGAGTTCCCCACCACGGAGGACGCGTTAGTGGCTGCGGTCGCGTACACGCTGGTGCTCCTCGGACTGGTCGCCCTGCTGTGGGTCTACCGCTCGAGCGACGAAGTCGCCCGGTAACGGACGGCGACCGGACGACGGGCGGTGCCCACTCGATCGCGACGCGATCGACCGTCTCACCTGTCCGCACGAACTCGCTCGAGCACCGACAGCGTCCCGTCGGCGTGGCCACCCTCGAGCACCTCGTCGGCCGCGTCCCTCGCCGCCGCGTCGGCGTTCGAGACGGCGAAGCTCCGGCCGACCACCGCGAACGTGGAGACGTCGTTCTCCGAGTCGCCGATCGCGACCGCCTCCTCGAGGTCGATGCCGACGTGGTCGGCGACCGTCCGGACGCCGGCGCCCTTGCTCACCGCGGGATCCTTGACATGGAAGGCGTAGCCGGTGTCGACCACCTCGAGGCCGTGGTCGGCGGCGAGCTTTCGAAGTGGCGCCTCGGGCTGGCTGCTCTCGACGGCAATCTCGGTCTCGCGCCAGCGATTGACGGTGTCCTCGGGCCCCCAGCCGAGCGAGTAGCCGGCGGCCTCGTACGCCTCGGCGACGGCCCACGGCGTCTCGGGATCGGCGTTGAAGTGCACGTCGTCGCCGGTGTAGACCACGCCGCCGTTCTCGGCGACGACGAGTTCGGGAATGCCGGCGAAGTGACAGAGCGCGATCGGATACGGGAAGGCCTTCCCCGTGGCGAGGACGACCGGGGCGTCCCACTCGCGAAGCGCGTCGAAGACCCGGGGATCGATGCCCCACCTGTCCGGCCTGGTGAGCGTCCCGTCGATGTCGAGGACGAGCGGCGGCGTCATACTCGTCGGTGGGACGCTCGAGGCCCTAAGTGGGTCGGTTCGCTCGAGTCCCGTTCCAGACCGGGAACCGTCCACAGCGTTATCCCGTTCGTCGTCCTGGGTCCCGGTATGGGAGGCGAGAACGAGCGCGGACGGCCGCGGGATGGTGCGGACGACGACGGACGACGGGACGAGTCGCACGAAGTCAGGCGCGCGGAGCACGAGCCACCCGACGCGCCGCGTACGTGCCACCGTCGCGGCTGCGACGAGCCGGCCGCGTTCGCCGTCCTCGAGCGATACCAGGAGGAGACCGGGAAGGGGACCGTCGAGGCGGAGGCGTTCCTGTGTCGAGACCACACCGACGAGGAGAGCCCCGCGAACCTCGACAGCGCCGCCGACGACTACGTGTTTCGCATCGAACCGGTTTCGGACTCGTCCGACGCGGATCAGGGCTGACCGCGACGTCGACCCAGGAATTACGAACCGTCGCTCGCCCACCCGCGAGCGCACTCGAGGGCCTCACCCCATCGCTCGTATCGCTCGTCGGCGACCGCCCGATCGAGTTCGGGCTCGAACGCGCGGTCGACCCGCCAGTTCTCGCGAAGTTTCGCGAGCCCGTCCCAGTAGCCGACGGCGAGTCCCGCGGCGTAGGCGGCCCCGAGCGCGGTCGTCTCGTCGACGACGGGGCGGACGATCCGCGCGCCGACGAGGTCGGCCTGGAGCTGACAGAGGAAGTCGTTCTTCACGGCGCCGCCGTCGACTTTCAGCGACCGGACCTCGAGCCCGGCGTCGGCCGCCATCGCCTCGGCGACGTCCCTGGTCTGGTAGGCGATCGACTCGAGGGTCGCCCGGACGAGGTGTTCTTTCTGGGTGGCGCGGGTCATCCCGACGATCGTGCCACGGGCGTGCTGGTCCCAGTGGGGCGCACCGAGTCCCGTGAACGCGGGGACGAGGTAGACGCCGTCGGTCGAGTCGACCTGTCGAGCGAGCCGGGAAGTCTCGGCCGGATCGTCGATCAGCGAGACGTCCGCGAGCCACTCGATGGCCGCGCCGGTGACGAAGATCGATCCCTCGAGGGCGTACTGCACCGGCTCGCCACGGCGCTGGAACCCGATCGTCGTCAGCAGGCCGTGGTCGCTCGAGACCGGCTCCTCGCCCGTGTTCAGCAGGAAGAACGAACCCGTGCCGTAGGTGTTCTTGGTGTCGCCGGGTTCGAAGCAGGCCTGGCCGAACAGCGCCGCCTGCTGGTCGCCGAGCGCGCCCGCGACTGGAACCTCGGCTCCGAGGAACCCCTCCGAATCGGTCGAGCCGTAGGTCCGGTCGTCGCTCGAGGGCCGGACCTCGGGGAGACAGGCCTCGGGAACCGAAAACTCCGCGAGCAGGTCGTCGTCCCACGAACAGTCGTGGATATCGTACAGCATCGTTCGCGAGGCGTTCGTGACGTCGGTGACGTGCTCGCCAGTGAGGTTGTAGATCAGCCAGCTGTCGATCGTGCCGAACAGGACCTCGCCCGCCGCGGCCCGCTCGCGGACGTCCGCGGGGCGGGCGCGCTCGAGTTTGATCGGGTCGGCGTGCTCGAGCAGCCACTCGACTTTCGTCGCCGAGAAGTAGGCGTCGGGCTCGAGGCCGGTCTTCTCGCGGATCTCGTCGGTCAGTCCGGCCGCCTCGAGTTCGTCGATCCGTCCCGCGGTCCGGCGATCCTGCCAGACGATGGCGTTGTAGACGGGCGTGCCAGAATCGGCGTCCCACAGCAGCGTCGTCTCGCGCTGGTTGGTGACGCCGATGGCCGCAAGTTCGTTCGGGGAGGCGTCGGCTTCCTCGAGGGCGCCGCCGATTACGGTCTTCGTGTGCTCCCAGATCTCGACGGGGTCGTGTTCGACCCAGCCTGGTTCCGGATACTGCTGTTCGTGTCGCTCGTAGGCACTCGAGACGACCCGTCCCGCGTGATCGAAGAGCATGAATCGGGTGCCGGTCGTCCCCTGGTCGATCGCGCCGACGTAGGTGGTGGCTGTCACGGGTGCTCGTGCTGACGGACTTGCATGAGCGGCATAAGGGTTCGTGGAGTTGTCGGACCGCTATGCCGCTCACATCAACGCCGATTTTGGTTAGCCCGAGGGGCTCGGAATCCACAATTAAGGCTTTCGGCACCGCCTCGATCTAAGTAAAATTTCATAGGTGGATTTTTGGGTTATCGTCGTGAGGTAGTGCCTAAGCAAAATGGCCACCCGAGACCTCCCCGACAGTGCCCCCGGAAGATACGTCCCGTATGGTGACCGACCGTTCTATCTTCCCGACGAGTTGCCCCCGGGTCGGCCGATCCAAATCGACGACCGCCTTCGAGAACTTCTCGACGAGGCGATCTTTCAACTCGGCCGGTTAGACGGGATCAGCGAGGAAACGAGCGTCAATCCAATCGTCTACACGTCCCTGGTTCGCCGTGAAGCCGTCGAGTCCGTACTCATCGAAGGGGCCGAGATCCAACTGGAAGACCTGTTCCGCCCCGACAAGGCCGGTGCCTCTCAGGTTGCCAAGGACATACAGGAAGGCCTGAATTACGAACGAGCCGTTCTGGAGGGGAGTCGGGCAGTCTCCGAAACGGGCGAGATTTCGCTCTCGTTGCTAACACGGTTGCACGACATCTTGCTCACAAATGCTCGTAATGAAGGCGATACGCCGGGGGAGTTTCGAAAAACGCCGGTTCATATCCCACCGCCCGAAGGGCTCGTGGAGCCGTTTATTCCTCCGGCTCCTGGGAGAATCACCCCGCTTATGGAAAATCTCGAGGCGTACATC
This portion of the Natronobeatus ordinarius genome encodes:
- a CDS encoding phosphate-starvation-inducible PsiE family protein; its protein translation is MAEPDDASTYRPDRWIAQTEHFVHYVEAFAAAVFAVLFAIGVVDLVLQIARATMTGEITDPLVVIGFIDTGLLLLIIVEVYQTVVAYIEESSTHRIVLMVTYTGIIAMVRKIITFRTGEFPTTEDALVAAVAYTLVLLGLVALLWVYRSSDEVAR
- the glpK gene encoding glycerol kinase GlpK, translated to MTATTYVGAIDQGTTGTRFMLFDHAGRVVSSAYERHEQQYPEPGWVEHDPVEIWEHTKTVIGGALEEADASPNELAAIGVTNQRETTLLWDADSGTPVYNAIVWQDRRTAGRIDELEAAGLTDEIREKTGLEPDAYFSATKVEWLLEHADPIKLERARPADVRERAAAGEVLFGTIDSWLIYNLTGEHVTDVTNASRTMLYDIHDCSWDDDLLAEFSVPEACLPEVRPSSDDRTYGSTDSEGFLGAEVPVAGALGDQQAALFGQACFEPGDTKNTYGTGSFFLLNTGEEPVSSDHGLLTTIGFQRRGEPVQYALEGSIFVTGAAIEWLADVSLIDDPAETSRLARQVDSTDGVYLVPAFTGLGAPHWDQHARGTIVGMTRATQKEHLVRATLESIAYQTRDVAEAMAADAGLEVRSLKVDGGAVKNDFLCQLQADLVGARIVRPVVDETTALGAAYAAGLAVGYWDGLAKLRENWRVDRAFEPELDRAVADERYERWGEALECARGWASDGS
- a CDS encoding Fic family protein, whose protein sequence is MATRDLPDSAPGRYVPYGDRPFYLPDELPPGRPIQIDDRLRELLDEAIFQLGRLDGISEETSVNPIVYTSLVRREAVESVLIEGAEIQLEDLFRPDKAGASQVAKDIQEGLNYERAVLEGSRAVSETGEISLSLLTRLHDILLTNARNEGDTPGEFRKTPVHIPPPEGLVEPFIPPAPGRITPLMENLEAYIEEGGPYHELIDTGIVHYQFETIHPFSDGNGRLGRILITLQLIEQGYLTKPYLYPSAYFNKHKIEYVTRLRAVSEEGAWESWLRFFVEGIKEQAFDAVERTDELRQLRREYEATYGHEKTAADRLAMRLFQHPYVTTNDVAEILDVTTQTARNAITELEAGGVLEETTGKERYQEFKAVDIFDILTRQFDQSN
- a CDS encoding phosphoglycolate phosphatase gives rise to the protein MTPPLVLDIDGTLTRPDRWGIDPRVFDALREWDAPVVLATGKAFPYPIALCHFAGIPELVVAENGGVVYTGDDVHFNADPETPWAVAEAYEAAGYSLGWGPEDTVNRWRETEIAVESSQPEAPLRKLAADHGLEVVDTGYAFHVKDPAVSKGAGVRTVADHVGIDLEEAVAIGDSENDVSTFAVVGRSFAVSNADAAARDAADEVLEGGHADGTLSVLERVRADR